From Elusimicrobiaceae bacterium:
GGGCCGTAATAGGTGAAGCCCATTTCTTCAAACAGCATGCCCGGAAACAGCATGACGCGCGCGCGCCGCGCCACTTTCACGAGCCCGTCGCCGAAAGTTTCAAATTTCCGTTTGAGAAAATCCTCCATCCGCTGCTCGACTTTCTGCACGCTTTCCTTGGTCAGCAGTTTGGTGAGAAAAGTGCCCAGCGAGCCCACGCGGTTGGAAATGAACATCTGGTTATCGTTTACCAGAACCAGGATGTCCTTGCCGAGCTGGCCGGCGTTCTGCAGGGCCTCGTAAGCCATGCCGCCCGTCATGCACCCGTCCGACACGATCGCCACCACCTTGTTCGTTCCGCCGCGCTGGTCGCGCGCGGCCGCCATGCCCAGTGCCGCCGACAGCGCGGTGGAGGCGTGGCCCGCGCCGAAAGAGTCGCATTCGCTCTCGTGGCGTTTTAAAAAGCCCGACAGCCCGCCCAGCTGGCGTATGGTGCCGAATTTTTCGTACCGCCCGGTCAGCAGTTTGTGCGTGTAGGCCTGATGGCCGGTGTCAAACACCAGTTTGTCGGCCGGAGTGTCGAATACATAATGGAGAGCCGTGATGATTTCCACGGTGCCCAGGCTGGAACCGAGGTGCCCGCCAGTGTGGCTTATGGTGGAAACAATCGTTTCACGGATCTCACCGCACAGCTCCGGCAATAACTCCTGCCGAAGGTGGCGGACGTCCTGCGGTGTGCTTATTCGCGGTAATATTTTCATCTGGTCGTTTTCCTTTCCGCCTAATGCGTTCGGCCGAGCATGAACTCGGCCAGCGCGTAAAGCGGAGCCAGTTTCCTGCGGTCAGCTCCGCGTATGCCGTTAAGCGCGGCGGCGGCTTTGCTGGTTTGGCGGCGCGCGTGTGAGCGTGCCGCGTCAAGGCCGTAAAGGGTTACATAGGTCAGCTTGCCGTTGGCGGCGTCGCTGCCGAGTTTGCCGAGTTTCTTCTTGTCGGCGGTTACGTCTAAAATATCGTCGGTTATCTGGAAGGCAAGGCCCGCGCTGTCGCCATAAGCGCGCATCCGGGCCAGATCGCCCGCGCCCGCGCCGCCGAGCGTGGCGCCCATTTCAACGGCGCAGCGCAGCAGCGCGCCGGTTTTATGCAGGTGAATGTAGCGGAGAATATCCGCCTTGCCGGGAGTTTTCCGTCCGGGCGGAAGCGTGAAATAGGAAATGCCTTTCTTCACGCCCGTTTTCACCGCGCAACTGCGGCGCGTGTCGCCGTTAAGCAGGCCCTCGGCGAAAATATCCGACGATTGTCCGCCCACCATGCCGCTCGCGCCCGCCGCTCGCGCCAGAAGCGCCAGCGCTTTGAGAGTGCGCGCCGGCCCGACGGAGGACTTCCCGGCGCAGGCCGCGCAGGTTTCAAAAGCGAGCGTGAGCAGCGCGTCGCCCGCCAGAATGGCGGTCGCTTCTCCGAAAACGGTATGGCTGGTCGGTTTGCCCCGGCGGAGCGTGTCGTTGTCGAGAGCGGGCAGATCGTCGTGTATGAGCGAATAGGTATGCACCATTTCGATGGCGCAGGCGGCCGGCTCGGCGTCGGACGCCTTGAGCCCGAACGCTTCCGCAGCGGCCAGCACCAGCGCGGGGCGCAGCCGTTTGCCGCCGGCGGATAATGAATAGTTCATGGCGTCAAGCAGCGCTGCCGGGGTGTCCGGCACGGAAAGGATGCGCCGCGCCAGCCGTTTCTCGATATAGGAGGCTTTGCCGGACAGGTATTTCTCAAGATTGCAGGTTTGCGTCATCATTTTTCGCCGCCGTTAAGGAAACAGTATCTGGAACCCCAGTCTGTGCGAGGCTCCGAACGCG
This genomic window contains:
- a CDS encoding polyprenyl synthetase family protein; this translates as MMTQTCNLEKYLSGKASYIEKRLARRILSVPDTPAALLDAMNYSLSAGGKRLRPALVLAAAEAFGLKASDAEPAACAIEMVHTYSLIHDDLPALDNDTLRRGKPTSHTVFGEATAILAGDALLTLAFETCAACAGKSSVGPARTLKALALLARAAGASGMVGGQSSDIFAEGLLNGDTRRSCAVKTGVKKGISYFTLPPGRKTPGKADILRYIHLHKTGALLRCAVEMGATLGGAGAGDLARMRAYGDSAGLAFQITDDILDVTADKKKLGKLGSDAANGKLTYVTLYGLDAARSHARRQTSKAAAALNGIRGADRRKLAPLYALAEFMLGRTH